A stretch of Astyanax mexicanus isolate ESR-SI-001 chromosome 21, AstMex3_surface, whole genome shotgun sequence DNA encodes these proteins:
- the tmem39a gene encoding transmembrane protein 39A, translating to MPGGRRGPSRQQLSRSALPSLQTLVGGSLSNGTGPRSRSSNSVGLTAPPLTTLITPEPVRHSRIPELPLDSSLLFEFLLFLYLLVALFVQYINIYRTVWWYPHSHPAASTSLNFYLIDYHLAIFITVMLARRLVWTIVSEASQTSPSSLVQYVLLIVARLSLLTLCGWVLCWTLVNLFKTHSVLNLLFLGYPFGVYVPLCCFHQEGRSQPTPTDCSFSEQEGTDSSLLRPKDFLALLRENLREQFSSPTHVPAHTCPPSPELIRSEVEELKSDFNRRIKEVLFNSLFSAYYVAFLPLCFVQNTQYYDMRWSCEHLIMVWINAFVMLMSQLLPPSYCDLLHRSAAHLGRWQRLEHGSYSNAPQHVWSESTIWPQGVLVRHSRCLYKAVGPYNVALPSDVSHARFYFLFHKPLRILNLLIGIESSVVLYQLYSLLRSERWNHTLSLGLILFCNYYVLFKLLRDRIVLGKAYSFPLSGNGLGLKSQ from the exons ATGCCCGGGGGCCGTAGGGGTCCGAGTAGACAGCAGCTCAGCCGCTCGGCGCTGCCGTCCCTGCAGACTCTTGTAGGGGGCAGCCTCAGCAACGGGACTGGCCCCAGGAGCAG GAGCAGCAATTCAGTGGGTCTGACGGCCCCACCCCTCACCACCCTGATCACACCCGAGCCTGTGCGTCACTCTCGTATCCCAGAGCTTCCTCTCGACAGCAGCCTGCTGTTTGAGTTCCTGCTCTTCCTCTACCTGCTGGTGGCGCTCTTCGTACAGTACATCAACATCTACAGGACTGTATGGTGGTATCCTCACAGCCACCCTGCTGCCTCTACCTCGCTC AACTTCTATTTGATTGACTACCACCTGGCCATCTTCATCACTGTGATGCTGGCCAGAAGACTAGTGTGGACCATCGTCTCGGAG GCCTCTCAGACAAGCCCGTCGTCATTGGTGCAGTATGTGCTTCTGATCGTGGCCAGGCTGAGCCTGCTGACTCTCTGCGGTTGGGTTTTGTGCTGGACCCTCGTCAACCTCTTCAAGACTCATTCGGTGCTTAACCTGCTCTTCCTGGGCTACCC GTTTGGTGTTTACGTGCCGCTGTGCTGCTTTCACCAGGAGGGACGCTCACAGCCGACCCCCACTGACTGCAGCTTCTCCGAGCAGGAAGGGACGGACAGCTCTCTGCTTAGACCAAAGGACTTTCTGGCTCTCCTCCGCGAGAACCTGAGAGAGCAGTTCTCCAGCCCCACCCACGTCCCCGCCCACACCTGTCCCCCCTCACCTGAGCTCATCCGGAGCGAGGTGGAGGAGCTCAAGAGTGACTTTAACCGCCGAATTAAAGAAGTGCTCTTCAACTCACTCTTTAGCGCCTACTACGTAGCCTTCCTGCCGCTCTGCTTCGTCCAG AATACACAGTACTATGATATGCGATGGTCCTGCGAGCACTTGATCATGGTGTGGATCAATGCATTCGTCATGTTGATGAGCCAACTCCTGCCACCCAGCTACTGCGACCTGCTGCACCGCTCAGCAGCTCATCTGGGCCGCTGGCAACGGCTTGAGCACGGCTCCTACAGCAACGCACCACAGCATGT GTGGTCAGAGAGCACCATCTGGCCTCAGGGTGTTCTGGTGCGACACAGCCGCTGTCTGTATAAAGCCGTGGGGCCGTACAACGTGGCCTTGCCCTCTGACGTCTCCCACGCCAGGTTTTAT TTCTTGTTTCATAAGCCATTGCGGATCCTGAACCTGCTGATCGGGATCGAGTCGAGCGTGGTGCTCTACCAGCTGTATTCTCTGCTGCGCTCCGAGCGCTGGAACCACACGCTGTCGCTGGGCCTCATCCTCTTCTGCAACTACTACGTTCTGTTCAAGCTGCTGCGGGACCGCATCGTGCTGGGCAAGGCCTACTCCTTCCCACTCAGTGGAAACGGCCTGGGCCTGAAGTCTCAGTGA